The Trichoderma breve strain T069 chromosome 2, whole genome shotgun sequence DNA segment TTCAGTGATACAGAGACCTTCTATTTTTGCCTCGTGATCCGCATTGATCGacggtactcgtacatgtcaCTcgggagagaagaaaaaaaaattgcagCCATCAAAAGCCACCCCTGACCATCATTTCCACTTGCCAGAGCCGATCACTGGGTAACAGCCCAAACAGTGGCAAGATTTGCAAAGAGAAATAGAACGAAAAAAGCTTGAAAGCCCaatgtacggagtacgcGGAAGGAGGTTGCAGTTAATTTATTTACAACGCCTAGAACACGAATCCAGGTGTAAAAGCATTAGGCAGCGAGCAGAGTAGCATCCAATGTGCATGTAATCCAGCAACTCCGGTGATGGCTCTGGCTTTCCAAGTTCACAGTGTCGCATGCAGACATGCTGTAGCGACAGAATCCTACCTTGGCCTCAGCCCACCTCGAGCTCAAAAGAATGCCCAAGGCTGTGTCTGTGCCGTCTTTGTACGTAAACTTGGGATATTGTATGTACGAATAACAACTACATACCTACGCGAGGTGCATTTACCTCACGGGACCATCGGCTAGTGATCCGCACAAGAATGAGAAAACCGCTCTTTTTCTCACGACTTCCGGTGTTGCAATGCATCGTCCCCGATCAATTGGCCACACCGGCGAACAAGGGGGCGGTTCAAAGATCCCGAGAACAACAAAAGCCCTGTCGTCAAAGGCTCACCATCTCGTTACTCGTGCATGTAACGAGTAAGAATACTCCGTGCATACATCGTTCAAAAGTGCGGTGTCCAGCCCCCAAGCTTTGCTAGTGGTCACGTTCATCAGAGACTCTGTGACGCCTCTGCCGATCAGCGATCATCTCTTGCCAACGTGGGCTCGCTAAAGCCTCAGATTGTTCAccaacaaaaagcaaaacgcAACGTCGaccgcctctttttttctagcctttttttctctctcatccctGCGTTGCGGAGACTCGGTCACATTTCACAGCAACCGaaagacagacagacaggaATAGAGAAAAAACGATCAAATTGCTCATGAGGTGGAGCTTGGAAACCTGCAGGATGCTGCAACTTTACGGAGCACCTTtgcatgtactccgtgcCAACTCTGTGCTCCGTCCGGTGAACTAGCTTTTTGTCTTATTTTTCCCTTGACCAGCCCTTCTACCAAACATCGTCGACTTCCGAACCGGGGTATCATGGAGGCTGCAACTTCTGCACGGTGAccaatcttttcttctccagtcAGCCGGCCGGCGTGTTACTTCCTCCCCCCGCTCATGCAAACTACAAAGTTCTACTACTACCGGCTGAAGTGTTGCAACCTGCAAAGAGACCCAAGCCAAAGGATGACAAAGAGTATAGCTTCATAGGCCGCCCGGCGTGCGGCAGCCGGCCCAGAGGTTCGGTTTGATCCCATTTGCCCGTCATCCTCGGtggctttttctctcccccgCAGCTGCAACCTCCTCTCACCCGCTTCAAAGCCGTGTAAATGTacactactcgtacatgcaggCATGTAGGTTTCAATGCTCTCCGAGTCTCGAGTGATAAACCATGCCACAGTCGTAAGACTGCGTTGCCGCTTACATTACTTTGTGTCTCCGGCTCTTACCGTATACCGTACAGACACTGTAGCCGGGATGAATCAATAGCCCTCCCCGGCTGTTGTCTGACTTCCCCAGACTTTGGTGTCTTGTCCATGACTTCATCCTGCGGGAGAGAAGCTGCATGTTGGAGGGAGGAAAACTCCGGCCGGGCCAGGGTCTGTCCAGAGTCCAGACCAAAGCATGGGGAGATGGTCACGCTGTTTTAAGTGACGTCAACAATCGGGGAGCATCGTATCCAGCATCCGTGCTGTAGTTGATGTGTGTACGTGTATGCACGAAGGGTAAAACACAGGCAATGCAGGCATCCGGACGGCTATCGCTGGAGCATATTGAAATGCCTCAATTTGTCGTCAGAAGTGCCTGGCGAGAAATCATATTGGCAAAGCCACAAAACGTCTAAAACAAAACAAGCCATTGACCTTTGTGGCTTGACCCCCAATGCGCCATCAAGGTGATCCTGTCCCTGGTGCCATACTGTATGTGTAGCCTGGCGCCATCGCCATGCAGCTCGCTTGGGCTTACCCTAAAGCTTAACACTCGTGGACGCCGCATTATTTCACCCTGTCATCAGCGGGTAAGCTAGAGTTCTCAGAAGCTTTCCGTGAATGAATATCATTATCAGCCTCTTTGTAATGGATTGAGTTGTGAGGTGATACAGTTTGAAGCGTATCCCGTATGCACCGCATACTCACAAACGTTCCACCTGTGTCTTACAAGGACATCTTCTGTATATTGAAAGAGACACCAAGTAATCCCAAGGTGAAACATGTTGGAATTGACATGATTGAATTGAGACTTTGTCATAATTTAGATACTCTACAGATTCTAATAGCGACCTGATCGTTATAAAATGGCCCTTCTTGTTGGTCACGCGACGGAATCTCAAATAAGACATCTTCTACCTTCAACCCCTCGTCGCGGCACTTTACCAAAAACACTTGAAACGTTTCCAGATTACGCTGAGTCGCTGCAATGATGACCTCAACATGAGGATACAGGCCAAAGAGTTCCAAAAGTGTGCTGACAAGGGCTGGGATTATGCTTGGGTCGTATGTGATGTCCGCCCCGAGCACAACATCCAACGGACGGCCGCCGTTCCaccgctcttcttcggttCCTACAAGTGCATACCCCCACTTGAGATCCATGGGACGTATTGTATCTGAACCCTCGAGCTGATTCAGAAAGAGGTTTTCAgggaggttgttgatgacgTCGTCTGATCCATCTGATGCTATGACATGAGTTGACCCCAAGTACTTGATGCACAGAATGGCGAGATAGCCGGTCCCGGTTCCAAGCTCCAGCACTCGCTTTCCCGAGACAATGCTGGGGTCCTGACAGAGAAGCTGTCCCAGGTGAAGCGCTGCCTCCCATGTCCTCAACCCCGTAGTGCCGCCGGCGGCAACGAGAGAACGGTTCTCAAACAGGTTGATGCTAGCCTCGTGATCTGGCAACGATGCGAGATGATAGACAACGCGGCACTTTTGCTGCACGGCATCATCCTCGTTGGGGGCCGGTGTGGAGAATAAGACAGAGAGGGAGGACATGAGGCCATCGGATACTCCCTGCTCTCAGTCAGAAAAAGCTGTCTTGACAGCTGCAAGGGTCACACAACTTACATGTTCATCCCAGTCGTCTATGCTGGCCTCAATGCGGGAGACTAGCTCCTTGAGCACTCTCACCTGGTACCTCAACGGAGGAGGGCCTCCGGGAAGAGAATCGTCTGCAAAGAGTCTCTGATATATGACATCTTGGACCTCGGGGAGCCTGATGTTTTGAGGCTCGGGATAGTCCAAGCTCTGCTCCAATTGGAGATACTGGTGGCAGAAGCGGTCGACTTGCTTCTGCACCGAGGCTTCCATGACCATGGCTATATGaagatgtacatgtagatatACGCATATATGGATATAGCATGTGACTAATTTGATAAGAAGATGTATTTCTCAATGCTCTGCTTGTTCATCACATTTTTGCTGGATTTTGCTGCTCTGCAGTTGCTCCATGACGATCTGCCCGCAGCCAGCGCTACAGCATGTAAAAATGGTGGAGAGAGCAAATCCCAAGCAATTcattggatgggatgggcggGGACCATCCGTCGACAAAAATAGCTGTTTTCAAGCATACTAAACAACCGAACATTACCCTTCACGTGATTAcgcacatgcacatgcactCCCACTTTGCTGTTGAAAATTGTGGTTTGTGCTTGCTGACATAACACACGCCCGCGCACAAACCCCTGCATTTCTCTTAGGGTTTGGGACCCAGGCTAAGCGACACGACTTGCTGCTTCGGAATTTTCGCTGCCCCGGTTTTACTTTTGCGGCGAGCCCTTTCTCCCACGACCGAACCACGACGCCAAACCGCCGAGTCTCTCCTTCGTTACTCTCTCAGAGACAAGCAGCACAACACCGCAACCATGGCGGATAACGACGCTCCCGTTACCCTGCGAACTCGCAAGTTCATCCGCAACCCCCTGCTTGGCCGCAAGCAGATGGTGGTGTGAGTTGGAATCCCTCCTTCCCGTGTCCGTGTCGCCAGATTCGATATTCGCCCTCGTCAGATCTCAGATCCCTATCCATGAACAAACGTCCATCGAAACATCGGCCTTTTCTTTCAGtgcagagggagagaagggaagaaatttGTCTTCCTCTCCTGCTGTCTGCGGATTTTTCTCATCATTGCTACGCGCACACAAAACACTCGCCTGCAGAATTGGCATGACGCTTTCGATTGGATTTGGATAGTGGATTCACGACAAAGCGATGGGAAGAATCAAAGACCGACCGACACCACGAAACCCAATCACATGGGTTGAAAAAACAAGATTCATGAGCtgacctccttctcttcaatGCATATAGTGACATCCTCCACCCCGGCCGtgccaacatctccaagactGAGCTCAGCGAGAAGCTTGCCAGCCTGTACAAGGCCCAGAAGGAGCAGGTCCAGGTCTTTGGCCTGCGCACCCAGTTCGGTGGCGGCAAGACCACCGGCTTCGCCCTCATCTACGACTCCCCCGAGGCTCTGAAGAAGTTCGAGCCCAAGTACCGCCTGATCCGGGTCGGACTCGCTACCAAGCCCGAGCGTGCCAGCAGACAGCAGCGTACGTTGAAACCATATCATTGGCGGCGAATCATCCTATTCGCCGTATGTGTGTACGTGTGTGATCTTTTTTGACTGACTTGACATGTGGAAATACAGGCAAGCAGCGCAAGAACCGACAGAAGACCCTGCGCGGAACCGCAAAGGTCAAGGGTGCcaaggcgaagaaggagaaataaACGCAACGCTCTCGATATTGTTgcttgctggtgctggtgggaGGTGCGGCGTGGCGCTGTGGTACTGGTACTGGGTTGGGCATTTTATTTGCGCACCTGCGATGTGCTGCGGACTTTTTTCTCTCGGCAtgtaaaaaaagacaaaaattTTGTCGTTGTCGATGAACCTCTAGAAACGGCTGGGAAGGGGAGTGATGGCTCGGCCCCTCCCCAGGGTTGTGTGCCTTCGATACACTAGCATGAAATCAACGGTGTTTTCGGGTTTCGGTCCAAATATGCGTCTCTTTGTTTTGGTGGTTTCGGAACACATGGTTCACGCATTCCCACGTGTTTTTTATGTCATGATGGTCCGACTCCCAAGAAAATTCGGTGATGATCAGTGGGCAATtcaatgaagaaaagaaaaaatcccTGTTATTGAATAATGTTCTGGACTGTGGTTGTAGAACTTGTCTTTCCCATCATGCCATGCTTCCCTGCTCCTTGATGCTACACCTTTTGTCTACTACTGCTATTCATCCTTCGTATTGCGACAAATGACAACTTCACGGAATATAACATCTATACAGGCTAACCACAGATATGAATCAATCCTATTCCAAGTCACAAAACGCTACAAACTAACAATCAATCTTAAACCCAAATTACAAGACGCCAGAGAATTCAACCAAGATCTACGAATATGCCAATTGTCACTTTCAGTTACCAGTGGCCCCGTGGAAGCGCAGAGACCTAAATGACCAAGTCACAAACACAAACGAAACGgcagccaggccagcaaagatgaagtAGACCCAGCCAGCGCCACCAAGCCATGTGTTGAgagccttgttgatgatgggaaaGAATTGGGCCACCAGGAACGTCGCCACATAGTTGGCTCCCAAACACCAACTCTGCGTTGCGCCAACAGCTTCCTGGCCCACGAGCTCCGAGGCCAGGATAAAGGGCACAGGTCCCAAGCCCacggcgaagaagccgacaAAGAAGAGCACGGCAAAGGCAGACACAATcttgaagccaaagacgaTGGACAGGGCTAAAACAAGAGCGCTGCTGCCCTGGCCTACGACGGACATGATCAGACAGGTCTTGCGTCCCAATCGGTCTGGCAAGGGCGAACATGCGACAGTCGTGACCAGGTTGACCAATGAGACCAAGATACTGAGGAGAGCAGAGGAGATGGGCAGAAGATCGGCGAGAAGCGAGACAGAGTACATTATGACAGAGTTGATACCGCAAAACTGCTGCACAAACATGATGCCGACTAGGGCAACGATGACGGGCCGAGTGCTGGGATCTTTGGCGACTTGCAGGAAGCCAAGGTGAACAGGCTCATTCTTGGCTGATGTGGCATTGGGAGGAGGAATCTCGTCGGCGTTTTGAGCGAGAaggccttcttcctctcctgcACCTGATCCATCCCGGCCCCAgtcctcgctctcctctctAATGTCAACCGCCTGGCCGCGAATCCTCTGCAGCGTCTTCTTTGCACCGGCCACGTCGTCGTGCGCGGCGAGCCAGGCTGGGCTTTCGGGGACGATGAGCAGCCCAATGCCCTGTGCGGCGGCAATTAAGGCTCCAATGCCCAGGTTCCACCTCCAGGCGCTTCCGTAGCTcaggaagaagcccagcgTCTGCGTAATGAGGATACCGATGTTGATAGAGATCTGTGTCATGAAACCGAAGAAGCCTCTTCGATCAGGCGGGCAGACCTCGCTAATGTACAGAGGAACAATGACGGTTGAGGCTCCAGCCCCGATGCCGGACAGGAAGCGGCCAGTCGCCATGACGAAGACGCTGCTGGCAGTGGTCTCGACGACGGagccgacgatgaagagaagagccgTCACGCGCATGGCGAGGAGGCGGCCGCGGCGGGAGGAGAACGGCCCAGCGGCGAGAGCGCCGATGAGGCCTCCGacagtgaagatggaggagacggTGGCAAAGGCCGCCTCGTCCATGGGGATGCAGTCGTTggcggcatcagcatcgtgGACGGAGGTGACGAAGCGGGTGAGACGAGTGAGGGCTGAGACGGACTTTCGGTGGCAGGTTATGACATCTTGGGGGGCGTTGAGCTCGGCCTATTGGGAGGGATGTGTTAGAAATTGCATTTTGAACGTTTATAAACGGGTAGATTTGCTGAGGAACAAATCTGTAGCTTGAAATGAAGCTTGGATTGAAGCTCGAGGGAGTGACAAGCAAAGCGGTGAATGGAGAGGGTATAGTTGCGAAACAACGCACCAAGTGGAAGCCAAACTGGAGCGACCCGAGAGTCGAGATTGcaatgaggatgatgagataCGCGGTGACTCCTTGGCCCGCCATCGTCGCGGATGGTTTGGAGCTGGAactggttgatgatggaaagtTGAAGCTGTAGCGACTCGAGTCCGACGATCAGCTGCCCTAATGCTGCTAGGCGCTGTTGTTTAGTGGTGGGGTGGAAGAAGCCCCGGGAGGTGCCGCTGTTGGCTGCAAAGTTCCAGGGGTTGGGCCACGTTTTTTTGCCCCAGGTTAGGGGACTTCTTGGTATAAGTACAGCTCAGTGATATTGATGCTTGACAACTTCAACTTTTTGACGAGATTGGGTAATTCATTGTCTAATTTATATAGATAGTTGTTATCTGATAGCCAAGATTAATATCAATTTGTTCCATCTCTCTGTCATAGTTGACTGCACAATGTTGATATCTTGTACGACCATCGTGACCATGATGACATCTATACGACACCTACCCTATATGAAACTGACcgatgtcgaggagctcCCATCATGTGATGCTTTACCGTTCCATTGCAGCTAAATGCAGGTACACAGCTTAGAATTACTGACGTGTTATCAACAGGGGACTTTGAAAAGGCTATTGGCTCGAAATGATGGTTGTGTGTGTGTAAGTTGAAGTCTGCTTCAAAGCCCAACATCATAAACACTTTCGTCTGATAAGGGGATAACAAGAAAGTTCAATGTAAAATGCTCAGTGGGCTCATCTTATATCAATTAATTTGTATTTTGCTAACGCATCACAGCACGGCAAGGTATCTCAAGTACTAAAATCTatgttcatcatcatgtacTTTTCTCAATGCCCAGCATTGAAGCCTTGAAATCCTCCACTACGGTACCAATATAATCCAGGTACACTTCTTCTCACAAGGCCATTTAAGCAGCTACTTCCaataaaaaagagacaaaataGTTAATCATCATCGTTACAATCCTAAAAAGTCAAGAATCTGTTGCTCACCCAAATTCTTCAGCACCTTGCGTCCCTGAATGCAGTCCGCCTCGCAACGGGCCAGGATGCCCGCCTCCACGATGCCCTCCTCGACCCACGCCTGGACGGCAGGGTGCTCATACAGCCGGTCAATGTACTCTCCCGCAGGCCCAGCCAGCTGGATGCCAAACGTCTTGCACCGCGACGCAATCGGCGCGTAAAAGGCGTCCGCGGCGGAGAATTCCTTGCCGGCGATCCAGGGGCCTCCAAACTTACTGATGCCCTCGTTGAAGAGCTCCGTGAGCCGGTTGATGTCCCGCTGAAGGGCCTCGCTCGGGGTGCCCAGCTCAATCCGCAGGGCCACGTTCATGGAGCACTCGTTGCGGATGGCGGGGAAGCCAGAGTGCATCTCGGCTGCGGCACAGCGGGCAAAGGCTCGGGCGAGCTTGTCGCTGGGCCAGACGGCCGGGAAGTCCTCGGCGAGGTACTCTGCAATGGCGAGCGAGTCGTGGACGAGGGTcgtgttgctgttgtcgacGAGGGTGGGCACCTTTGCCGAGGGTGAAAAGGTGAGATAGTCGCGGCGTTGTTCGGATAGGTCCTCCCGGAGGAAGTGAAGCTTCTCTTCAAAGGGGATGTCGAGGGCCTTGAACAGGACCCAAGGCCGCATCGACCATGACGAGTAGCGCTTGTTGGCGATGTGGAGCGTGTAAGTCATCTTGAATGCTGGATGCTGGCGGTTTGGCTGTTGGTCGTTGGTAGTCCGTGGTCGATGGTCCGTTGGTCCTCTGTTGTCGATTGCGCCCTTTCTATGACTTGTGGCTTTCCCTCTGGCTTTTCGATATTGAAATCAAGACAGCGTTATATAGCTGAATCTCGGAGGATAGTGACAAGCTGAATGCTTTGTTGAATCACAAGCAATTGGACTCTCAGTCTCCGACTCAAGCTCCGAGTTTGATCAGAAAAACGCCTTAGATTTGACCTTTGACACTACTCCAATTTTCAAGCCACCAATACTTTTATCACTTGGCGCCCTGTGGCTTCCTTTCCAGCGACAAGCCCTGAGTCAACTTGTCTATATTAAATGGACAAGATTCTTCCCCACGGTCCGATCCGAGACCGATAGAAAGCGGTTCACTGAGTCGCATTTCATTTCCTATTTGTGTTGCGAGAGCTTAACACATATTGGGACTGGGCTGAGATCAACTGTCGAGGGACGCATTTGTAAGCAGTTCTTAGCCGAGGCGAGACGGCTTCATCTTTTCACAAGCCTTGTCGTagagtccatctccatggTATTAGTGCCTTTCAGCATTGAAGCGTAAATGGAGCTGCCAATCAAGCAAACGGGATCTCCAGAAGCTTATGTGGCTAGATCTCGCCggcttcttttcatctttctttatactcgtacacatTTTGCATAGGCGCTTGATTGATCACCCGATCAACCTCGGACTTGAGCCGCCAGTTCTCAAAGCGGCGGGCAATGCCCGATTGGTGGCGGCGAGATGCGGCGAGATGCGGCCTAGCAGCAACACGAACCCACCGGCTTTCTTGTTAGACACGAGATCAGGCTGGGTCGAATTACCTAACTGGATAATGACAATGGCATCCCAGAGGGCGCCCTGCTCGAGTTCTGTGACTGACGGACTTGTTCCTCCGCCGATCCTCGGGCTGGTATTATACCCTGCTTATACCCATTGCAATCGTTCTCTCTTCGTAGCAGGATAGGAAAAGTTTTCCACAATTCTAAGAGCAAGCACTGAGTAACAATAGACG contains these protein-coding regions:
- a CDS encoding ribosomal protein s24e domain-containing protein codes for the protein MADNDAPVTLRTRKFIRNPLLGRKQMVVDILHPGRANISKTELSEKLASLYKAQKEQVQVFGLRTQFGGGKTTGFALIYDSPEALKKFEPKYRLIRVGLATKPERASRQQRKQRKNRQKTLRGTAKVKGAKAKKEK
- a CDS encoding sugar transporter domain-containing protein, with protein sequence MAGQGVTAYLIILIAISTLGSLQFGFHLAELNAPQDVITCHRKSVSALTRLTRFVTSVHDADAANDCIPMDEAAFATVSSIFTVGGLIGALAAGPFSSRRGRLLAMRVTALLFIVGSVVETTASSVFVMATGRFLSGIGAGASTVIVPLYISEVCPPDRRGFFGFMTQISINIGILITQTLGFFLSYGSAWRWNLGIGALIAAAQGIGLLIVPESPAWLAAHDDVAGAKKTLQRIRGQAVDIREESEDWGRDGSGAGEEEGLLAQNADEIPPPNATSAKNEPVHLGFLQVAKDPSTRPVIVALVGIMFVQQFCGINSVIMYSVSLLADLLPISSALLSILVSLVNLVTTVACSPLPDRLGRKTCLIMSVVGQGSSALVLALSIVFGFKIVSAFAVLFFVGFFAVGLGPVPFILASELVGQEAVGATQSWCLGANYVATFLVAQFFPIINKALNTWLGGAGWVYFIFAGLAAVSFVFVTWSFRSLRFHGATGN
- a CDS encoding lysine methyltransferase domain-containing protein; its protein translation is MVMEASVQKQVDRFCHQYLQLEQSLDYPEPQNIRLPEVQDVIYQRLFADDSLPGGPPPLRYQVRVLKELVSRIEASIDDWDEHGVSDGLMSSLSVLFSTPAPNEDDAVQQKCRVVYHLASLPDHEASINLFENRSLVAAGGTTGLRTWEAALHLGQLLCQDPSIVSGKRVLELGTGTGYLAILCIKYLGSTHVIASDGSDDVINNLPENLFLNQLEGSDTIRPMDLKWGYALVGTEEERWNGGRPLDVVLGADITYDPSIIPALVSTLLELFGLYPHVEVIIAATQRNLETFQVFLVKCRDEGLKVEDVLFEIPSRDQQEGPFYNDQVAIRICRVSKL